One part of the Glycine soja cultivar W05 chromosome 11, ASM419377v2, whole genome shotgun sequence genome encodes these proteins:
- the LOC114374566 gene encoding uncharacterized protein LOC114374566: MAMAGTHARQSAWILRLLCLWASAVLVFADEHSLCLTQNATLQLSRGLPVGNSPGSKPGATVIVERVHIHGLSRFRNLGKFAHSIKVKVLPLPTNSNVRLPNIEVCFHRNVSLVAGMCRHGQWEKVTKGSWARSMSLFDHKILDVRTAGSTLENFEVSVEEEFFVYRIVLLTLGIILLSLASFISQSLAFYYSSAMAIGIILVILIIIYQGMKLLPTGRKSSLAIFLYSTAVGFGTFLLRYIPGLVRSLLTELGIDEDMYNPLAIFLLTFVAIAGAWLGFWVVHKLVLTEDGSVDISTAQFVAWAVRILAAVMILQSSMDPLLGTLALLCGSFVSLLKKMHRLRFLRHLRRRLFKSPKKNRRRSQVPDSSPFDDSRDELMYKMQSKEDSPLFRPQLRGPTLSPCKSPVTGFTRTPPKSQEALYPSIIHNTPERKRYSAAEWDAFTKKSTETALEELVASPDFGKWLSTNADRISVTPNSRTDQQRGWMLWS; the protein is encoded by the exons ATGGCGATGGCGGGCACTCACGCTCGGCAATCTGCTTGGATTCTTCGCCTGCTCTGTTTGTGGGCTTCTGCAGTTCTCGTATTCGCTGATGAACACTCCTTAT gtCTTACTCAAAATGCCACACTGCAGCTATCCCGTGGCTTGCCCGTGGGAAATTCTCCTGGTTCCAAGCCTGGTGCTACTGTGATTGTCGAAAGAGTTCATATACATGGACTGTCAAGGTTTAGAAACTTGGGGAAATTTGCACATTCCATTAAAGTGAAGGTGTTGCCACTGCCTACAAACTCAAATGTTCGCCTGCCAAACATAGAGGTTTGTTTCCATAG GAATGTGTCTCTTGTAGCTGGGATGTGTCGACATGGGCAGTGGGAGAAAGTTACCAAAGGTTCTTGGGCTCGATCGATGTCTCTTTTTGACCACAAGATCTTAGATGTAAGGACTGCTGGTTCCACACTGGAAAATTTTGAGGTTTCTGTTGAAGAAG AATTTTTTGTATATCGTATTGTATTATTGACATTGGGTATTATTCTGTTGAGCTTGGCATCCTTTATAAGCCAATCTTTAGCATTTTATTATAGCAGCGCAATGGCAATTGGGATAATTCTTGtcatattgattattatttatcaG GGAATGAAACTTCTTCCAACCGGTCGCAAGAGTTCCCTtgctatatttttatattcaacTGCT GTTGGTTTTGGGACTTTTCTCCTCCGTTACATTCCTGGCCTAGTTCGTTCTCTACTCACGGAGTTAGGAATTGATGAAGACATGTATAATCCT TTGGCAATATTTCTGCTGACTTTTGTTGCAATAGCTGGAGCCTGGTTGGGGTTCTGGGTGGTCCACAAGCTTGTCTTGACTGAAGATGGATCAGTGGACATAAGCACTGCTCAATTTGTTGCATGGGCTGTAAGGATTTTGGCTGCAGTTATGATTCttcag AGTTCTATGGATCCTCTGTTGGGAACATTGGCATTATTATGTGGATCATTTGTCTCCTTATTGAAGAAAATGCATAGGTTGAGATTCCTTCGTCATTTACGCAG GCGTTTGTTTAAATCTCCCAAGAAAAACAGGAGGAGATCCCAGGTTCCTGATTCATCTCCTTTTGATGATTCTCGTGATGAACTTATGTACAAGATGCAAAGTAAAGAGGACTCTCCACTTTTTCGGCCACAACTGAGAGGCCCTACCTTGTCCCCTTGCAAATCTCCTGTGACAG GTTTCACTAGGACACCACCAAAATCACAGGAGGCATTATACCCGTCCATCATACACAACACACCGGAGAGAAAAAGATATTCAGCTGCAGAATGGGATGCATTCACAAAGAAGTCCACTGAAACAGCTTTGGAAGAACTTGTTGCATCCCCTGATTTTGGTAAATGGCTGTCGACCAATGCTGATAGGATAAGTGTAACCCCCAACTCTAGAACTGATCAGCAGCGTGGGTGGATGTTGTGGTCTTGA
- the LOC114376204 gene encoding heptahelical transmembrane protein 4-like isoform X2: MGGEELCLMENSGKGKRLWKKVKYQLVEYHSLPGYLRDNEYILGHYRSEWPIRQVLLSAFTIHNETLNVWTHLIGFFIFLALTIYTAMNLNSLQQFPDMLKKADLHKLQSEILTCLPSMPDLHILREGISSWHIKEYLYNCLPHSVKDDLANIIAPLMIRPITRWPFFAFLGGAMFCLLASSICHLLSCHSARMAYIMLRLDYAGIAALISTSFYPPVYYSFMCYPFFCNLYLGFITVLGISTILFSLLPVFQNPEFRTIRASLFFGMGLSGAAPILHKLYLFWGQPEVFHTTGYEILMGVLYGIGALVYATRIPERWMPGKFDIAGHSHQLFHILVVAGAYAHYRAGLVYLRWRDLQGC; encoded by the exons ATGGGTGGTGAGGAATTGTGTTTGATGGAGAACTCAGGGAAAGGGAAGAGGCTGTGGAAGAAGGTGAAGTACCAGCTGGTGGAGTACCACTCCTTGCCCGGTTATTTGAGAGACAACGAGTACATTCTCGGTCACTATCGATCCGAATGGCCCATCAGGCAGGTTTTGTTGAGCGCATTCACCATCCACAACGAAACTCTCAACGTTTGGAC GCATTTGATCGGGTTCTTCATATTTCTGGCATTGACCATATACACTGCCATGAATCTTAATTCGCTACAGCAGTTTCCTGACATGCTCAAGAAGGCCGACCTGCACAAATTACAATCAGAAATCTTGACGTGTCTCCCTTCCATGCCTGATTTGCACATACTCAGGGAGGGAATCTCAAGTTGGCATATTAAAGAATATCTGTACAATTGTTTGCCA CATAGTGTAAAAGATGACTTGGCGAACATAATAGCACCACTCATGATTAGACCAATTACAAGGTGGCCTTTTTTCGCATTTTTAGGGGGTGCCATGTTTTGCTTGCTAGCTAGCAGTATTTGCCATCTCCTCTCTTGTCACTCTGCACGCATGGCATACATTATGCTCAGGCTCGACTATGCTGGAATTGCAGCCCTGATATCTACCTCTTTCTATCCTCCAGTATATTACTCTTTTATGTGTTACCCATTTTTCTGCAACCTTTACTTGGGATTTATCACTGTATTGGGCATCTCCACCATCTTGTTTTCTCTACTCCCAGTGTTCCAAAATCCAGAATTCCGCACCATCCGAGCATCTCTCTTCTTTGGAATGGGTTTATCTGGCGCAGCACCTATTCTGCACAAGCTTTATCTATTTTGGGGCCAGCCTGAAGTGTTTCACACGACCGGTTACGAGATTCTGATGGGTGTTCTCTATGGAATCGGAGCACTGGTTTATGCCACTAGGATTCCAGAACGATGGATGCCTGGGAAATTTGACATTGCCGGACACAGTCACCAATTGTTTCATATATTGGTGGTGGCTGGGGCATACGCTCATTATCGGGCAGGGTTAGTTTATCTCAGGTGGCGTGACCTTCAAGGTTGTTGA
- the LOC114376204 gene encoding heptahelical transmembrane protein 4-like isoform X1 has translation MGGEELCLMENSGKGKRLWKKVKYQLVEYHSLPGYLRDNEYILGHYRSEWPIRQVLLSAFTIHNETLNVWTHLIGFFIFLALTIYTAMNLNSLQQFPDMLKKADLHKLQSEILTCLPSMPDLHILREGISSWHIKEYLYNCLPVRFSSSNHTDACVLHSVKDDLANIIAPLMIRPITRWPFFAFLGGAMFCLLASSICHLLSCHSARMAYIMLRLDYAGIAALISTSFYPPVYYSFMCYPFFCNLYLGFITVLGISTILFSLLPVFQNPEFRTIRASLFFGMGLSGAAPILHKLYLFWGQPEVFHTTGYEILMGVLYGIGALVYATRIPERWMPGKFDIAGHSHQLFHILVVAGAYAHYRAGLVYLRWRDLQGC, from the exons ATGGGTGGTGAGGAATTGTGTTTGATGGAGAACTCAGGGAAAGGGAAGAGGCTGTGGAAGAAGGTGAAGTACCAGCTGGTGGAGTACCACTCCTTGCCCGGTTATTTGAGAGACAACGAGTACATTCTCGGTCACTATCGATCCGAATGGCCCATCAGGCAGGTTTTGTTGAGCGCATTCACCATCCACAACGAAACTCTCAACGTTTGGAC GCATTTGATCGGGTTCTTCATATTTCTGGCATTGACCATATACACTGCCATGAATCTTAATTCGCTACAGCAGTTTCCTGACATGCTCAAGAAGGCCGACCTGCACAAATTACAATCAGAAATCTTGACGTGTCTCCCTTCCATGCCTGATTTGCACATACTCAGGGAGGGAATCTCAAGTTGGCATATTAAAGAATATCTGTACAATTGTTTGCCAGTAAGATTTTCCAGTAGCAATCATACTGATGCATGTGTTCTG CATAGTGTAAAAGATGACTTGGCGAACATAATAGCACCACTCATGATTAGACCAATTACAAGGTGGCCTTTTTTCGCATTTTTAGGGGGTGCCATGTTTTGCTTGCTAGCTAGCAGTATTTGCCATCTCCTCTCTTGTCACTCTGCACGCATGGCATACATTATGCTCAGGCTCGACTATGCTGGAATTGCAGCCCTGATATCTACCTCTTTCTATCCTCCAGTATATTACTCTTTTATGTGTTACCCATTTTTCTGCAACCTTTACTTGGGATTTATCACTGTATTGGGCATCTCCACCATCTTGTTTTCTCTACTCCCAGTGTTCCAAAATCCAGAATTCCGCACCATCCGAGCATCTCTCTTCTTTGGAATGGGTTTATCTGGCGCAGCACCTATTCTGCACAAGCTTTATCTATTTTGGGGCCAGCCTGAAGTGTTTCACACGACCGGTTACGAGATTCTGATGGGTGTTCTCTATGGAATCGGAGCACTGGTTTATGCCACTAGGATTCCAGAACGATGGATGCCTGGGAAATTTGACATTGCCGGACACAGTCACCAATTGTTTCATATATTGGTGGTGGCTGGGGCATACGCTCATTATCGGGCAGGGTTAGTTTATCTCAGGTGGCGTGACCTTCAAGGTTGTTGA